AATGCGCGGCGTTTTAACTGTGACCCAACTGCGTACCCGCGCATTTTGCGTCTGCGTCGCGCGTTTCAGCCTGCCCCGAGGGCGCTGGGAGCCGCGCTGCCGGGCCAATAAACTCAAGGTTATCCACCTTGTTCACTCCGCCGCGTCACGAGCGTGGTGGGTTCGATTTCGTCACAGATAAAAACAAACAGGTGACGCATGACCGTTAGAAAAACGCTGAATTTCGGGTGCCTGCGCTGGGGTTTGCTCCGCGCCGCTTAAGCCTCATCGGGCGGCAACGTCTTGCAAACATCATCAAACCTTGCGTGAGAACCTTTTCATGAGTGGACAAAACTCGCATTCGGGCGAGCTGAAACGCGGCCTGAAAAATCGCCATATTCAACTGATCGCCCTGGGCGGCGCGATCGGCACCGGTTTGTTCCTGGGCTCGGCCGGGGTACTCAAATCCGCTGGCCCATCGATGATCCTCGGCTACGCCATCTGTGGTTTCATCGCCTTCATGATCATGCGCCAGTTGGGCGAGATGATCGTCGAAGAGCCGGTGGCCGGTTCCTTCAGCCACTTCGCCCACAAGTACTGGGGCGGCTTCGCCGGTTTCCTCTCTGGCTGGAACTGCTGGATTCTCTACATCCTGGTGGGCATGTCGGAGCTGACCGCGGTCGGCAAGTATGTGCACTACTGGTGGCCGGACGTCCCGACCTGGGCCTCGGCGGCGGTGTTCTTCGTGATGATCAACGCCATCAACCTGGCCAACGTCAAGGTCTTCGGCGAGGCCGAGTTCTGGTTCGCCATCATCAAGGTGGTGGCCATCGTCGGCATGATCGCCCTGGGCAGCTACCTTTTGGTCAGCGGCCATGGCGGCCCGCAAGCCTCGGTGAGCAACCTCTGGTCCCACGGTGGCTTCTTCCCCAATGGCGTCAGCGGCCTGGTGATGGCCATGGCGATCATCATGTTCTCCTTCGGCGGCCTGGAAATGCTCGGTTTCACCGCAGCTGAAGCCGACAAGCCGAAGACCGTGATCCCCAAGGCGATCAATCAGGTGATCTACCGCATCCTGATTTTCTACATCGGCGCCCTGGTGGTGCTGCTGTCGCTGACCCCATGGGACACCCTGCTGGTGACCCTGAACGCTTCCGGCGATGCCTACAGCGGCAGCCCGTTCGTCCAGGTGTTCTCGATGCTGGGCAGCAACACTGCGGCGCACATCCTCAACTTCGTGGTCCTGACCGCGGCGCTGTCGGTGTACAACAGCGGCACCTACTGCAACAGCCGCATGCTGCTGGGCATGGCGGAGCAGGGGGATGCGCCGAAAGTCCTGGCCAAGATCGACAAGCGCGGTGTGCCGGTGATGTCGATCCTCGCCTCGGCGGTGGTGACCTTCGTTGCCGTGGTGCTCAACTACCTGATCCCGCAGCACGCACTGGAACTGCTGATGTCCCTGGTGGTGGCGACCCTGGTGATCAACTGGGCGATGATCAGCTACTCGCACTTCAAGTTCCGCCAGCACATGAACCGCACCGGCCAGACCTCGCTGTTCAAGGCCCTGTGGTACCCCTATGGCAACTACGTCTGCCTGGCATTCGTGGTGTTCATCCTCGGCATCATGCTGATGATCCCGGGCATCCAGATCTCGGTGTACGCGATCCCGGTGTGGGTGGTGTTCATGTGGGTCTGCTACCTGATCAAGAACAAGCGCAGTGCCCAGCAACCGCTGCAGGCGGCCAGTGCTTCGCTGAAGTAAGCGCGGCCCCGGCAAGGACTAACCCGGCTCCGGCCGGGTTTTTCATGCCTGTGATTCTTGTGCGGGCTTGGATTGCTTGCGCCGGCAGGCCGCCTGCAAGTGTGTGCTGGGCGGCGAAGAGGCCCGCCGGAGCCCGGGTAATGGGGGTATCCTGTGGGCCCTGAAAACGGATTCCTGTTCCATGCTGGTGATTTCCAACAATGTGCATCTGCCGGATGCCGAGATCGAGCTGACCGCCATCCGCGCCCAGGGCGCGGGAGGGCAGAACGTCAATAAAGTGTCCAGCGCGGTGCATTTGCGCTTCGACATTCCGGCCTCGTCCTTGCCGCCCTTCTACAAGGAGCGCCTGCTGGCGCTGCGCGACAGTCGCATCACCAGTGACGGCGTGATCGTTCTCAAGGCCCAGCAGTACCGCACTCAGGAGCAGAATCGTGCCGATGCCCTTGAGCGCCTCACCGAGCTGATCCTCAGTGCCGTCAAGGTGGAAAAGAAACGCCGCCCCACCAAACCGACCCTGGGTTCGAAGAAGCGCCGTCTGGAGAGCAAGGCCAAGCGCGGCAACATCAAGGCCGGTCGCGGCAAGGTGGACTTCTAGCCGAGTGCGCGTTCCTTGCGCTGTCGGGGTGCCTGACGGTACAGGCACAGGCTGAGTACCAGGCCGCAGCAAGCGGCGATGGCGGCGAACAGGAAGATCGAGGCAAAGCCGAAACCCGCGGCAATCGCCCCGGCCAGGGGGCCGGTGATGCCCAGCGACAGGTCGATGAACAGCGAATAGGCGCCCACCGCGGCACCTCGGCTGGAGGCCGGCACCAGGTTCACCGCCTCCACCCCCAGGGCCGGGAACACCAGGGAGAAGCCGAAGCCGCTCAAGGCCGCGCCGGCCAGGGCCCAGTTGGCGTCCGGAGCCTGCCACAGCAGCAACAGGCCGAGGGTTTCCACCGACAGGCAGGCGATCGCCACGCGAAAGCCGCCCAGGCGGTTGATCAGGTTGCCGAACAGCAAGCGGGCACCGATGAAGCTGGCGCCGAACAGGCTCAGGCACAGCACCGCGTTGGCCCAATGCTGAGTGGCGTAATATAGGGTGATGAACGTGGCGATGGTGCCAAAGCCGATGGAGCCCAGGGCCAGGCCGCAGCCGTGGGGGAAGACCTTGCCCAGCACATGGATGAATGGCAGGCGTTCGCCGGCGACGATGGGGGCGGCGACTTTCGGCCAGGCCAGCAGCAGGCCGAGCACGGCCAGCAGGATGATGCTCGAGCCCATGCTCCACAAGCCGAGATGATCGACCAGCCACGCGCCCAGGGGCGCGCCAATGGCCAGGGCGCCGTAGCTGGCGATGCCGTTCCAGGAGATCACCTTGGCGGTGTTGGCCGCGCCGACTCGCCCGATGCCCCAGCCAATCGAACCCGAGCCCACCAGGCTTTCCGCGCTGCCCAGCACCAGGCGGCCGGTCAGCAGGCTGATCAGGCTCAGGGTCGGCAGATGTTGCAGCCAGGCCGAAAGCAGCATGAACACACCGCTCAGTCCGCAGCCGGCCAGACCGTACATCACCGCGCGCTTGCTACCCAGGTTGTCGATGATGCGTCCTGCGTAGGGGCGGCTGAGCAGGGTGGCCAGGTACTGCACGCTGATCACCAGGCCGGCGATCACCGCGCCAAAACCCAGGTCGCTGTGCACATAGCCCGGCAGCACCGCCAAGGGAATGCCGATGTTCAGGTAGCCGATAAAGGTGAACAGGACGATGGAGACGACTTGCAGCGTGACCGCCAAGGGGCGCTGGGAATCTGGCATGGGGATGGGTCCACGGCGACAGCTAAATAGATAGGCTGCTTATGATACCGATGTGGACGCTGATGCAGGGGGAGAATTCGACGCGTTGTTCAGATCTTTCGGGTCAGGGTGTTGACTCAGGCGTCTTGGTCTTGCAGCAGGTGAGTGGTGACCAGGGCGGCGATGGCGTTTTCCTGGGTGCCGAAGCGGGCCAGCAGGGCGGCCTGTTTCTGCGCGCTGAGGCGGTTCCACACCTCGATCATTTTTTCCGCGGTGCCGATCAGTACGCTGGCCTGGGTTTCGCTGAAGGAGTCGGTCATGGTCGGGTGAGGCTCGGAGGGAGGTTTCAGGCGGTGTGGAAAGCGCTTGAGTAGCGCTTTCCACACGGTCTGGTTACAGCACTTTTCAGTCTTCGCTGTCGGCCTTGCGGCGGTCGGCGGCTTCTTGCACTACAGGCTTTTCAGCACTGGCTTGGGGCGGGGTGGTCTGCTCAGTTTCGTGCAGGCTTGGGAAGGGGAGATTCGGGATCTCATGCATGTCGTTGCTCCTCGCAAAGTCTGTTTTTTAAATCGCTGGGTAGGTCCGCGCTTTTAAAAAGCCTGGGCAGGATACAGCACTGGAAATGACAAAAAGATTTTTATCGCGATTTTTTGGGATGAAAGGATCAGGGCCGCGCCGCAAGTGCCTTGCCGAGGTGGGCGTCCTTTAGACGCCCGCCTCGGCAAACACATGTTTCAGACGACCCGGGCGATGGCCTCGGCCAGCAGGTCCAGGCGGGTGGCGTCGATCCCGGCCACGTTGGCACGGCCGGAGCTGACCATGTACACGCTGTGCTGCTCACGCAGCGCCTGCACCTGAGCCGGGCTCAGGCCGGTGTAGGAGAACATCCCGCGTTGCACACCGATATGGGCGAAGCGCTCGGCCAGGCCATGGGGTTGCAAGGCCTCCACCAGGCCGGCGCGCAGTTGCGCGATGCGCTGGCGCATGGCTTCCACTTCGTCGATCCAGAGGCGCTTGAGTTCGGCATCGCCAAGGATGGTGGCGACCACTGCAGCGCCGTGATCCGGTGGTGTGGACCACAGGTTGCGGGCGATGTGGGCCAGTTGGCTGCGCACGTCCAGCAGTTTTTCGCCGTCCTGAGCGCAAACGATCAGGGCGCCGGTGCGGTCGCGGTACAGGCCGAAGTTCTTCGAGCAGGAGCTGGTGATCAGCACTTCCGGCAGTTCGGCGGCGAACAGCCGCACCGCCCAGGCATCCTGCTCCAGGCCATCGCCAAAGCCCTGGTAGGCGAAGTCGATCAGTGGCAGCAGCTTGCGGCTGCGCACCACGTCCAGTACCCGTTGCCAGTCGGCGTGGCTGAGGTCGAAGCCGGTCGGGTTGTGGCAGCAGGCGTGCAGCAGCACCACATCGCCCTCGGGCACCCGGTTCAGGGTCGCCAGCATGGCCTCGACGTCCAGGCGGTTGTCGCTGCCCACGTAAGGGTAGTGACTGACCTTGACTCCGGCTGCGGCGAAGATGGTTTCGTGGATCGGCCAGGTCGGATCGCTCAGCCACACGCCACGGCCCGGCAGGCAGTGGGCGATGAAGTCGGCGCTCAGGCGCAGGGCGCCAGTGCCGCCCGGGGTCTGGGTGGCACCGACGCGCTGGCTGGCGATCAGCGCAGAGTCGCTGCCCAGCACCAGTTCATTGATCACCTTGCCGAAGGCCGCGTCGCCGTGGCCGCCGATGTAGATCTTGGTGTCCTGGCGATCCACCAGGCGCTGCTCGGCCAGCTTCACCGAACGCGGAATCGGAGTCAGGCCCTGGGCGTCTTTGTAGACCCCCACGCCGAGGTCGAACTTGTTCGGATTGGGATCGCTGGCGTAGGCCCCCATCAGGCCGAGAATCGGGTCGCCGGGTACCCGGCCGATGGCGTCAAAATGCATTACTTGCGTCCTTCTGCGGTCTTGGCCACTTCGTCGGTGCGGGCGGCCATGATGAAGTCGTTGCGGTGCAGGCCCTTGATCGAGTGGCTCCACCAGGTCACGGTGACCTTGCCCCACTCGGTGAGCAGGCCCGGGTGATGACCTTCGGCTTCGGAGATCTCGCCCATGGCGTTGGTGAAGGCCAGGGCGAACTTGAAGTTCTTGAACAGGAAGACTTTTTCCAGCTGCATCACGCCGTCGCGAACTTCGATGTTCCAGTCAGGGATCTGCTTGATCAGTACCGGCAGTTCTTCGTCGCTGACTTGTGGAGCATCGGCGCGGCAGGCTTCGCAATGGGCTTGGTTCAGAGCGGTCATGGTGTGTTCCTGAGTTCGATTCTTGTTGGAAGTTACTATCTTTCGCAGCGGCTCGCGAGTGCGAACCGCTCAGGCCGCCTTGGGTTTTGGCGGGAACTTGGGCGCGTGCAGGCCCAGCTGCATGCCTTGGTGGACCAGGGCCATGATGTCTTCATGGGCCAGGTCGAACAGGCGCTTGAGGTTGGGCAGGACGAAATAGATCGGTTGCAGGATGTCGATGCGATACGGCGTGCGCATGGCTTCCAGCGGGTCGAAGGCCTGGTGTTCCGGGGCTTCGGAGAGGCTGTATACGGTTTCCTTGGGCGAGGAGAGGATGCCACCGCCATAGATGCGTCGCCCGGCCGGGGTTTCTACCAGGCCGAACTCGATGGTCATCCAGTACAGGCGCGCCAGGTATACCCGCTCTTCCTTGGTGGCTTGCAGGCCGAGCTTGCCGTAGGTGTGGGTGAATTCAGCGAACCAGGGGTTGGTCAACAGCGGGCAGTGGCCGAAGATCTCGTGGAAGATGTCCGGCTCCTGCAGGTAGTCCAGCTCTTCTGGGGTGCGAATGAAGGTCGCCACCGGGAAACGCTTGCTGGCCAGCAGTTCGAAAAAGGTCTGAAAGGGAATCAGCGCCGGCACCCGGGCCACTTGCCAGCCGGTGGTTTCGCCGAGGACCTTGTTGATTTCGCTCAACTGCGGGATGCGATCGTGGGGCAGTCCGAGTTTCTCGATGCCATCCAGATACTCCTGGCACGCACGACCTTCGATGACTTTCAGCTGACGCGTGATCAGGGTGTTCCACACCGCGTGTTCTTCGGGTGGATAGTCGATAAAACCTTGCGCGTCGGGCTCGCGGGCCACGTACTGCGTCTGCTTCATGCTGCTCTCCTGCCAGGGGATGCGTTCTTGTTATGTGTGACCCCAGTCTTACCCGAGGGTGCGACGCTTTGCAGCAGGCGTTCGGTGGGCGTGAGGGGCTATTGGGTGTCTATTTGTAAAGTAATCGTTACGAATTTGCCTGGATGGCCGCCGTGTTGTGGGTTTTCAGCTTTGAAAAAGCCCTTTGCTGTCACATAATCTTGACGATTATCTGCGTCACCCTGCAGAAAGTTTGCCAAGGTCGGCGTCAAAAACGTCGGTTTTTGGCGTTTATGCCCTTTATCATCAGCTCCGGGCCTCCTTTTATGCGTATCAAAGTTCACTGCCAGAACCGCATCGGCATCCTGCGCGACATTCTCAATCTGCTGGTGGAGTACGGGATCAACGTGGCCCGTGGCGAAGTGGGGGGCGAGCATGGCAACGCCATCTACCTGCACTGCCCGAACCTGATCAATCTGCAGTTCCAGGCGCTGCGCCCCAAGTTCGAATCCATCGCCGGGGTCTTCGGTGTCAAGCGTGTCGGGCTGATGCCCAGCGAGCGTCGGCATATGGAGCTCAATGCGCTGCTGGGGGCGCTGGAGTTCCCGGTGTTGTCCATCGATATGGGCGGCTCCATCGTTGCCGCCAACCGGGCGGCGGCGCAGTTGCTGGGGGTGCGGGTGGATGAGGTGCCGGGCATTCCCCTGTCGCGCTATGCCGAGGACTTCGACTTGCCGGAACTGGTACGGGCCAACCAGTCGCGGATCAACGGGCTGCGGGTCAAGGTCAAGGGCGATGTGTTCCTGGCGGACATCGCCCCGCTGCAATCCGAGCACGACGACAGCGAGGCCATGGCCGGCGCGGTATTGACCTTGCATCGGGCGGATCGGGTCGGTGAGCGCATCTACAACGTGCGCAAGCAGGAGTTGCGCGGTTTTGACAGTATTTTCCAGAGTTCGAAAGTCATGGCGGCGGTGGTGCGTGAGGCACGGCGCATGGCGCCGCTGGATGCGCCGCTGTTGATCGAGGGCGAAACCGGCACCGGCAAGGAGCTGCTGGCCCGCGCCTGCCACCTGGCCAGCCCGCGGGGGCAATCGCCACTGATGGCCCTGAACTGCGCCGGGTTGCCGGAATCCATGGCTGAAACCGAGCTGTTCGGCTATGGCCCCGGGGCCTTCGAAGGGGCGCGGGCCGAGGGCAAGCTGGGACTGTTGGAACTGACCGCCGGAGGCACCCTGTTTCTCGACGGCGTGGGGGAGATGAGCCCGCGTCTGCAGGTCAAGTTGCTGCGTTTTCTGCAGGATGGCTGCTTCCGGCGGGTGGGCAGTGATGAAGAGGTGTATCTGGATGTGCGGGTAATTTGCGCGACTCAGGTCGACCTGTCGGAGCTCTGTGCCCGGGGCGAGTTTCGCCAGGACCTCTATCACCGGCTGAATGTGCTGTCGCTGCACATACCGCCCCTGCGCGAATGCCTCGATGGCCTGACCCCGCTGGTGGAGCATTTTCTCGATCAGGCCAGCCGGCAGATCGGCTGCCCGCTGCCGCGACTGGCACCGGCGGCCATGGAGCGCCTGAGTCACTACCACTGGCCGGGCAACGTCCGGCAGTTGGAGAACGTGTTGTTCCAGGCGGTCTCGTTGTGTGATGGCGGCATGGTCAAGGCCGAGCACATCCGCTTGCCGGACTACGGTGCCCGTCAGCCCCTGGGGGATTTCTCCCTGGAGGGCGGCCTGGAACAGATCGTCGGGCGCTTTGAGAAGGCCGTGCTGGAAAGCCTGTATGCCGAGCATCCCAGCAGCCGGCAGTTGGGCAAGCGTCTGGGGGTGTCCCATACCACCATTGCCAACAAGTTGCGCCAGTACGAGGTCGGCAAGGAATCTCCGGAATAAAAAAGCCCCGCTGATGAAGCGGGGCTTTTCGTTTGGCTCGGGGCTGGCTGTCTTCAGATATGGAAGTAGCCGACACAGGAGTCAAAAGGCAGGCGCTTGAGTTCGATCTTGTTCATGTCGAACACTTCGCGCAGGGCCTTGGTTTCGCCCGGGAAGTTGCGGTAGGCGACTTCGTCGAGAACCACGATGGCGCCCTTGGGCATGTACGGCAGGAAGGTTTCCAACGCGACCTTGGTGGGTTCGTACAGGTCGGTGTCGAGGATCAGCATGGCCACTACCAGGTCCGGACGCGATTTGACGAATTCCGGCACGGTCTTGCAGATGTCGCCCTTGACCAGCTCGCAGCGCGGGATACGGTTCACCGGACGCAGCAGGTCGTTGGCATCGATCATGTCCTGGATCAGCGACTGGTCGGTGTCGGAGAACATGCTTTCGTTGATGTCGGCCGGGTCTTCGTCCTTGTTGATGCTGGTGAAGCCTTCGAACGTGTCGAAGCCCACAATGGAGCGGTTGATGGCGTAAGGCTCGAGGATCATCGACAGGTGCATGTAGAGCATCAGTGAGTTGCCCTTGTACACGCCGCATTCGATGATCGCGCCGGGTACATCCATGACCTTCTTGAACAGCTCCATGCGCGACAGCGCGGCGGTGACGTTGATGCGGTTGGCGAAGACGAAGGGTGCGTCGGCAACGTACTCGGCGTCGACCCGCTTGAGTACGCCGGCGCGGGTTTCGTTGTATTCGGCTTCGGCGGGGGTAAGGCGACGTTTGGTCATGGCTTGAATCCTTGGAAATTCGAGAAGTCGTGGGCGTGGAAGTAGTCTTTGAAGCCGGAGCCGACGTCGGGGCAGGCGCTGTCGACGTTGGGGGCTCCGCGGTGGTGTTTCAGGTCTTCGAGGTGCATCAGGCGGAAGTCCACGCTGAAGCGGGTGCGATCGGTGTGGTTGGGCACCGTGCCGTGCAGGTGCGAGCCGGAGAACACCAGCATCTCGCCGCAATTGCCGGCAATGCGGATCTCCGAGGCGTTGTCGATCTCTTCCAGGGGAACTGGATGGACCCGCACTTCTTCTGTCAGGTTGTCCTTGGCCTTGTGGCGCTGGTTACTGATCCAGTCCTTCAGGCTCCAGTCTTTCGAGGTGTTGGCCACCGGCTTCTCGAAGTAGCCGGGGTTGATCATCATGGTCTGGTCCGGGGTGATGCTGTAGACCGGCATCCAGGTGTTGATCTGGCAGTCCACGCTGCCATACCAGCTGTCGCGATGAGGCTTGTAGGCGTAGCTGACGCCGGCGTGGAGGTAGTCGTAGTTGGGCACGACCCGCAGGCGCGGTACGTCGAAAATGTAGTCCCGAGGATCGATGCCGATCTCGTGAATGAAGGCAAGGATCAGATCCTTGACGCGCTGGCTGTTGGTGAACTGGCCCTTGAGTCGGGTAACCCGGCTGACGAACTCTTCTACCGGCATCATCGTGTGCAGAGCCTGGTGGTTGGTTTCGCCATCGAATGCCGCGGTGATGCTTTCCTTGGCGTACCCGCAGAGTTCTTTTGCGGTGGCCAGGTCAGTGTCCAGGAAGATATCCCCGGAATAGATGGCTTCCTTGAAGTCGGCTGTCTTGCGCAGCTGATTGAGGTACAGGTTCAAAGTGGTTCTCCTTGGCAGTCACTGGCTTAGGTGTCGGCCACCCCCCTGCAAACTGAAGTCGCGAGCGCCAGCGACTGTGTCTAGCAAGAACTGTTCACAAAGTGCCGGCTTGGTGGTCGAAAGTTCCCCGGGAGCGCGACCGATACTTGCCGTCAGCGGCATAAGTCCGCCGTTTTTTCGTCTCTTGGCTCGTCTTGAAAACCACGTTGCTTGCGTTAAAGCCCCGGCCTGCATGGTGTGCGTTGCTTGGCGTGGAAGTTGGTGTAGAAATTGCTTGCGCCATGCCTACTACAGCGTGGGGCGGCAAACGTCCGGCAGATGAGGAACGATTGTGGACAAGTACCTTTATGTGGCAATGACCGGCGCCAGCCAGAACGCACTGGCGCAAAAGGCTCATGCCAACAATCTGGCGAACATCTCCACCAACGGCTTTCAGCGCGACCTGGAACAGGCGCGCGCGATGCCGGTGTTTGGTGACAGTTTTCCGGCGCGGGCCTTTGCCATGGGCGAGCGG
This genomic stretch from Pseudomonas sp. Os17 harbors:
- a CDS encoding amino acid permease; translation: MSGQNSHSGELKRGLKNRHIQLIALGGAIGTGLFLGSAGVLKSAGPSMILGYAICGFIAFMIMRQLGEMIVEEPVAGSFSHFAHKYWGGFAGFLSGWNCWILYILVGMSELTAVGKYVHYWWPDVPTWASAAVFFVMINAINLANVKVFGEAEFWFAIIKVVAIVGMIALGSYLLVSGHGGPQASVSNLWSHGGFFPNGVSGLVMAMAIIMFSFGGLEMLGFTAAEADKPKTVIPKAINQVIYRILIFYIGALVVLLSLTPWDTLLVTLNASGDAYSGSPFVQVFSMLGSNTAAHILNFVVLTAALSVYNSGTYCNSRMLLGMAEQGDAPKVLAKIDKRGVPVMSILASAVVTFVAVVLNYLIPQHALELLMSLVVATLVINWAMISYSHFKFRQHMNRTGQTSLFKALWYPYGNYVCLAFVVFILGIMLMIPGIQISVYAIPVWVVFMWVCYLIKNKRSAQQPLQAASASLK
- the arfB gene encoding alternative ribosome rescue aminoacyl-tRNA hydrolase ArfB; translated protein: MLVISNNVHLPDAEIELTAIRAQGAGGQNVNKVSSAVHLRFDIPASSLPPFYKERLLALRDSRITSDGVIVLKAQQYRTQEQNRADALERLTELILSAVKVEKKRRPTKPTLGSKKRRLESKAKRGNIKAGRGKVDF
- a CDS encoding MFS transporter; its protein translation is MPDSQRPLAVTLQVVSIVLFTFIGYLNIGIPLAVLPGYVHSDLGFGAVIAGLVISVQYLATLLSRPYAGRIIDNLGSKRAVMYGLAGCGLSGVFMLLSAWLQHLPTLSLISLLTGRLVLGSAESLVGSGSIGWGIGRVGAANTAKVISWNGIASYGALAIGAPLGAWLVDHLGLWSMGSSIILLAVLGLLLAWPKVAAPIVAGERLPFIHVLGKVFPHGCGLALGSIGFGTIATFITLYYATQHWANAVLCLSLFGASFIGARLLFGNLINRLGGFRVAIACLSVETLGLLLLWQAPDANWALAGAALSGFGFSLVFPALGVEAVNLVPASSRGAAVGAYSLFIDLSLGITGPLAGAIAAGFGFASIFLFAAIAACCGLVLSLCLYRQAPRQRKERALG
- a CDS encoding amino acid aminotransferase — protein: MHFDAIGRVPGDPILGLMGAYASDPNPNKFDLGVGVYKDAQGLTPIPRSVKLAEQRLVDRQDTKIYIGGHGDAAFGKVINELVLGSDSALIASQRVGATQTPGGTGALRLSADFIAHCLPGRGVWLSDPTWPIHETIFAAAGVKVSHYPYVGSDNRLDVEAMLATLNRVPEGDVVLLHACCHNPTGFDLSHADWQRVLDVVRSRKLLPLIDFAYQGFGDGLEQDAWAVRLFAAELPEVLITSSCSKNFGLYRDRTGALIVCAQDGEKLLDVRSQLAHIARNLWSTPPDHGAAVVATILGDAELKRLWIDEVEAMRQRIAQLRAGLVEALQPHGLAERFAHIGVQRGMFSYTGLSPAQVQALREQHSVYMVSSGRANVAGIDATRLDLLAEAIARVV
- a CDS encoding 4a-hydroxytetrahydrobiopterin dehydratase produces the protein MTALNQAHCEACRADAPQVSDEELPVLIKQIPDWNIEVRDGVMQLEKVFLFKNFKFALAFTNAMGEISEAEGHHPGLLTEWGKVTVTWWSHSIKGLHRNDFIMAARTDEVAKTAEGRK
- the phhA gene encoding phenylalanine 4-monooxygenase, which translates into the protein MKQTQYVAREPDAQGFIDYPPEEHAVWNTLITRQLKVIEGRACQEYLDGIEKLGLPHDRIPQLSEINKVLGETTGWQVARVPALIPFQTFFELLASKRFPVATFIRTPEELDYLQEPDIFHEIFGHCPLLTNPWFAEFTHTYGKLGLQATKEERVYLARLYWMTIEFGLVETPAGRRIYGGGILSSPKETVYSLSEAPEHQAFDPLEAMRTPYRIDILQPIYFVLPNLKRLFDLAHEDIMALVHQGMQLGLHAPKFPPKPKAA
- a CDS encoding sigma-54-dependent transcriptional regulator; protein product: MRIKVHCQNRIGILRDILNLLVEYGINVARGEVGGEHGNAIYLHCPNLINLQFQALRPKFESIAGVFGVKRVGLMPSERRHMELNALLGALEFPVLSIDMGGSIVAANRAAAQLLGVRVDEVPGIPLSRYAEDFDLPELVRANQSRINGLRVKVKGDVFLADIAPLQSEHDDSEAMAGAVLTLHRADRVGERIYNVRKQELRGFDSIFQSSKVMAAVVREARRMAPLDAPLLIEGETGTGKELLARACHLASPRGQSPLMALNCAGLPESMAETELFGYGPGAFEGARAEGKLGLLELTAGGTLFLDGVGEMSPRLQVKLLRFLQDGCFRRVGSDEEVYLDVRVICATQVDLSELCARGEFRQDLYHRLNVLSLHIPPLRECLDGLTPLVEHFLDQASRQIGCPLPRLAPAAMERLSHYHWPGNVRQLENVLFQAVSLCDGGMVKAEHIRLPDYGARQPLGDFSLEGGLEQIVGRFEKAVLESLYAEHPSSRQLGKRLGVSHTTIANKLRQYEVGKESPE
- a CDS encoding TylF/MycF/NovP-related O-methyltransferase, giving the protein MTKRRLTPAEAEYNETRAGVLKRVDAEYVADAPFVFANRINVTAALSRMELFKKVMDVPGAIIECGVYKGNSLMLYMHLSMILEPYAINRSIVGFDTFEGFTSINKDEDPADINESMFSDTDQSLIQDMIDANDLLRPVNRIPRCELVKGDICKTVPEFVKSRPDLVVAMLILDTDLYEPTKVALETFLPYMPKGAIVVLDEVAYRNFPGETKALREVFDMNKIELKRLPFDSCVGYFHI